In a single window of the Vicinamibacterales bacterium genome:
- a CDS encoding tryptophan 7-halogenase, with the protein MSGIHLPSTSDIIVIGGGPAGASAARILAAWGHEVLLLTKSQSPMPTLAESLPPSCRKLFRAIGVLEAIDEAGFYRSTGNTFWWGNDQMRSEHFADDERGYQVVRREFDHLLRDQAEAANTTVVESTVKRVEFDTDDTATVHVAAYGEHADPVVIRARVVLDCSGRAGVIARQGFRRYGSAYATLAIAGVWERPDGWALAEPTHTLVEAYRDGWAWSVPVSAMRRYLTFMVDPRETDLDRGGQLAVTYQQELAKARQFSRLMDHARLIVEPWACDASVYSADRYAGSAFLLVGDAASCLDPLSSFGVKKAIASASMAAIVANTCLVRPDMGEVARNFYTARETEIFSTFAKQTAAYFREGGTMHDHPFWTGRSEFNYDLDHSSPTAIDLDSVRRDPTVQVSFAELKNSAEIALTPGDGLEIERWPGIAGREVVLEERLGLETPIIGRVAVRFVRNVDLPALVHIAGHHRHVPDLFEAYNQRNAPVILPDFLGALSLLLATGALINGIGKEV; encoded by the coding sequence ATGTCAGGTATTCACCTACCCTCGACTTCAGACATCATCGTTATTGGTGGCGGTCCTGCCGGCGCCTCAGCCGCGCGTATTTTGGCGGCGTGGGGCCACGAGGTGCTGCTCTTAACGAAGAGCCAGTCACCGATGCCAACGCTCGCTGAATCATTGCCACCTAGTTGCCGAAAGCTTTTTCGGGCGATTGGTGTCTTGGAGGCTATCGACGAAGCAGGGTTCTACCGTTCGACGGGTAATACATTTTGGTGGGGTAATGACCAGATGCGGTCGGAGCACTTCGCGGACGACGAACGTGGCTACCAGGTTGTCCGGCGAGAATTCGATCACTTGCTTCGGGACCAAGCTGAAGCCGCAAATACCACTGTTGTGGAGAGCACAGTGAAGCGAGTTGAGTTTGATACTGACGACACCGCAACCGTGCATGTTGCGGCGTATGGAGAACATGCCGACCCAGTTGTCATCAGAGCGCGGGTAGTGCTTGACTGCTCAGGCCGAGCGGGAGTAATCGCTAGACAAGGCTTCAGGCGTTATGGTTCGGCATACGCGACGCTGGCGATTGCCGGTGTGTGGGAGCGACCCGATGGTTGGGCTCTAGCCGAGCCGACTCACACGCTCGTAGAGGCCTACCGTGACGGGTGGGCCTGGTCAGTTCCTGTCAGTGCAATGCGGCGCTATCTGACCTTTATGGTTGATCCGCGCGAGACCGACTTAGATCGGGGTGGCCAGCTTGCCGTGACTTATCAGCAGGAGCTGGCCAAGGCGCGACAGTTCTCGCGCCTCATGGACCACGCGCGGCTCATTGTCGAACCCTGGGCCTGTGACGCGTCGGTGTATTCTGCCGATCGTTACGCCGGTTCCGCGTTCCTATTGGTTGGCGACGCAGCCTCGTGCCTTGATCCGCTCTCTTCGTTCGGCGTGAAGAAGGCCATCGCGTCAGCCTCGATGGCAGCCATAGTGGCTAATACCTGCCTAGTGAGACCTGATATGGGTGAGGTGGCGCGCAATTTTTATACCGCACGTGAGACGGAGATATTTTCGACCTTCGCTAAGCAAACCGCAGCTTACTTTCGCGAGGGAGGGACAATGCATGACCATCCGTTCTGGACCGGACGATCCGAGTTCAATTACGACTTGGATCATAGTTCTCCGACGGCAATCGATCTGGATTCTGTGCGCCGTGATCCAACGGTGCAGGTGTCGTTTGCCGAGTTGAAAAATAGCGCTGAGATTGCCTTGACTCCTGGAGATGGCCTCGAGATTGAGCGTTGGCCTGGCATTGCCGGGCGGGAGGTTGTGCTCGAGGAGCGCCTTGGGCTAGAGACGCCCATTATCGGTCGAGTGGCGGTGAGGTTCGTCAGGAATGTTGATTTGCCGGCGTTAGTTCATATAGCGGGCCACCACCGGCACGTCCCCGACCTGTTCGAGGCTTACAATCAACGTAATGCCCCAGTGATTCTTCCGGATTTTCTCGGAGCTTTGTCGCTTCTGCTCGCGACTGGTGCACTTATCAATGGTATTGGTAAAGAGGTCTAA